A single window of Rhipicephalus microplus isolate Deutch F79 chromosome 5, USDA_Rmic, whole genome shotgun sequence DNA harbors:
- the RpS18 gene encoding ribosomal protein S18 isoform X1 produces MSLVIPDKFQHILRVLNTNIDGRRKVMFALTAIKGVGRRFSNMVCKKADVDLNKRAGELTDEEVEKLITIMSNPRQYKIPDWFLNRQKDIKDGKYSQVTSNALENKLREDLERLKKIRAHRGLRHFWGLRVRGQHTKTTGRRGRTVGVSKKKN; encoded by the exons ATG TCTCTCGTGATTCCTGACAAGTTTCAACACATTCTTCGTGTTTTGAACACGAACATCGATGGAAGGCGTAAGGTGATGTTCGCCCTGACCGCCATCAAG GGTGTCGGTCGCCGGTTCTCCAACATGGTGTGCAAAAAGGCCGATGTGGACCTGAACAAGCGGGCCGGAGAGCTTACCGACGAGGAG GTGGAGAAGCTCATCACTATCATGTCGAACCCCCGGCAGTACAAGATCCCCGACTGGTTCCTGAACAGGCAGAAGGACATCAAAGACGGCAAGTACAGCCAGGTGACGTCCAACGCTCTCGAGAACAAGCTCCGTGAGGACCTCGAGAGGCTGAAGAAGATCCGTGCCCACCGCGGTCTTCGACACTTCTGGGG CTTGCGTGTGAGGGGCCAGCACACAAAGACCACTGGCCGGAGGGGAAGGACTGTCGGTGTGTCCAAGAAGAAGAACTAG